In a single window of the Candidatus Nanopelagicales bacterium genome:
- a CDS encoding FtsQ-type POTRA domain-containing protein, translated as MFAVLAVAALVALAWLQSWYSPVPVRSVTVSGPTAAKQAEVLEAAAITEGTPIREIDTAAVTERVAALPGIESVDIVLQRPWTVDLQVVQRIPFAVAGGPDRWVIVDTQGAVISEATARPEELPLLNSPGPDYAPAVAALRGWPEDERSAIKSVDTAADGSMTIVLKNGVPVEWGLPGQDELKAAAAVQLLQFKPKKINVSVPERPAVTGALDLPKENQPDPEDSTAE; from the coding sequence ATGTTCGCCGTGTTGGCCGTCGCTGCGCTGGTGGCTCTCGCTTGGCTGCAGTCCTGGTACTCGCCCGTGCCGGTCCGATCGGTCACGGTGTCGGGTCCCACCGCAGCCAAGCAGGCCGAGGTCCTCGAAGCGGCTGCGATCACCGAAGGCACACCGATCCGCGAGATCGACACCGCAGCCGTCACCGAGCGAGTTGCCGCCCTCCCGGGAATCGAGTCCGTCGACATCGTCCTGCAACGCCCCTGGACCGTCGACCTGCAAGTCGTGCAACGGATTCCGTTCGCGGTGGCCGGAGGTCCCGACCGGTGGGTGATCGTGGATACCCAGGGCGCCGTGATCAGTGAAGCCACCGCGCGCCCCGAGGAGTTGCCCCTCCTGAACTCGCCGGGACCCGACTATGCGCCGGCGGTGGCAGCGCTGCGGGGCTGGCCCGAGGACGAACGCTCCGCGATCAAGTCGGTCGACACCGCTGCGGACGGTTCCATGACGATCGTGCTGAAGAACGGAGTCCCGGTGGAGTGGGGGCTGCCGGGTCAGGATGAGTTGAAGGCCGCTGCAGCGGTGCAGCTGCTGCAGTTCAAACCGAAGAAGATCAACGTGTCGGTCCCTGAACGCCCCGCGGTCACCGGCGCTTTGGACCTTCCCAAGGAAAACCAACCCGACCCCGAGGACTCCACCGCGGAGTAG
- a CDS encoding polyphenol oxidase family protein, translated as MTTEPGGVGSPGPTRPAPLARVCFSDRRGGISAGRYRSLNLGDHVGDEPTAVAANRGLLAARVGLTGADLAVMQAVHGRTSAAVAVPGVVPAVDILVTTSPDIGLLAMAADCVPLALVDPVAGVAAAVHSGWRGIAANAPGAAVAAMTELGAHPADITARLGPAICPRCYEVSNDVRDEVAAAAPDAAARTATGSPAVALHAAARQQLRATGVLEVGADPTCTAESADHFSYRRDAVTGRQGVVVRLPERHHQSRAESQPGPGRAGNESRGRHD; from the coding sequence GTGACCACCGAGCCCGGTGGGGTCGGTTCCCCCGGCCCCACTCGGCCGGCTCCGCTTGCCCGGGTGTGCTTCTCGGACCGGCGCGGCGGGATCAGCGCCGGCCGGTACCGCAGCCTCAACCTCGGTGATCATGTCGGAGACGAGCCGACAGCCGTCGCCGCCAACCGCGGTCTCCTGGCTGCACGGGTGGGCCTCACCGGAGCCGACCTGGCCGTGATGCAGGCCGTGCACGGTCGCACCTCGGCCGCCGTCGCGGTTCCCGGTGTGGTGCCCGCCGTGGACATCTTGGTCACTACCAGTCCCGACATCGGGCTCCTGGCGATGGCGGCCGACTGTGTCCCGCTCGCCCTCGTCGACCCCGTCGCGGGCGTGGCCGCCGCCGTTCACTCCGGATGGCGCGGTATCGCCGCCAACGCACCGGGCGCGGCCGTGGCGGCCATGACCGAACTCGGAGCCCATCCCGCCGACATCACCGCGCGTCTCGGCCCCGCCATCTGCCCGCGGTGCTACGAGGTGTCGAACGACGTCCGCGACGAAGTTGCCGCCGCCGCTCCGGATGCTGCTGCTCGGACAGCCACCGGAAGCCCCGCCGTTGCGTTGCACGCGGCTGCCCGTCAGCAGCTGCGGGCCACCGGTGTGCTCGAGGTCGGTGCGGATCCCACCTGCACCGCGGAGTCAGCCGATCACTTCTCCTACCGACGTGACGCGGTGACGGGGCGGCAAGGGGTCGTCGTCCGGTTGCCTGAGAGACACCATCAATCCCGGGCAGAGAGTCAACCCGGACCGGGCAGGGCAGGGAATGAATCCCGGGGACGTCATGACTGA
- a CDS encoding FAD:protein FMN transferase, with the protein MPVTQRWERTFAAMGTQCHVVVVGAGRDVVSRAEDRVGELARAWTRFESDSEISQLNSRGEGMLSEDSWLLLTAGIVGRQFTKGRFDPFMAHQIVAAGYDRDFPDLGVQAVTDAAPAAHRPVLELCRRTRFVRLAPGAAIDSGGIGKGLAADLVSAQIMASGADACLVNLGGDLRVRGDKGSPWQIGIDREVPGPQISVRLQAGGLATSSTTKRIWHTTRGDPHHHLLDPRTGRQMRARWAGATAIAPNAWVAEALSKSLLLFGPSAAQRLVRRHRGGGLVQDSNGDVAPL; encoded by the coding sequence ATGCCGGTCACCCAGCGCTGGGAGCGCACGTTCGCAGCAATGGGGACCCAGTGCCATGTCGTCGTCGTCGGAGCTGGACGGGATGTGGTTTCCCGGGCTGAAGACCGTGTCGGCGAGTTGGCGAGGGCATGGACCAGGTTCGAGTCCGACAGCGAAATCAGCCAACTCAACTCCCGCGGAGAAGGGATGCTCAGTGAGGACAGTTGGCTGCTTCTGACCGCCGGGATCGTGGGGCGCCAGTTCACGAAGGGACGCTTCGACCCCTTCATGGCTCACCAGATCGTCGCCGCTGGTTACGACCGGGACTTCCCCGACCTGGGTGTACAAGCGGTCACCGATGCGGCCCCCGCAGCACACCGCCCGGTGCTGGAGCTGTGCCGGCGCACTCGGTTCGTCCGGCTGGCTCCCGGGGCAGCCATCGACTCGGGGGGGATCGGGAAGGGGCTCGCGGCGGATCTCGTGTCGGCCCAGATCATGGCCTCGGGGGCTGACGCATGCCTGGTCAACCTCGGTGGGGATCTGAGGGTCCGCGGCGACAAAGGCAGCCCCTGGCAGATCGGCATCGACCGGGAGGTGCCGGGTCCCCAGATCAGCGTGCGGCTGCAAGCCGGCGGGCTGGCGACCAGCAGTACGACCAAGCGCATCTGGCACACGACGCGTGGCGACCCCCACCATCACCTGCTGGACCCTCGCACCGGGCGGCAGATGCGGGCCCGGTGGGCGGGAGCCACTGCGATAGCTCCGAACGCCTGGGTGGCAGAGGCATTGTCGAAGTCCTTGCTGTTGTTCGGCCCATCAGCCGCCCAGCGGTTGGTCCGGCGCCACCGGGGGGGCGGTCTGGTGCAGGACTCGAACGGGGACGTCGCCCCTCTGTGA
- a CDS encoding dihydrofolate reductase family protein: MATVISTLFMSLDGVAEVDPAWHFPYFDEAMGNAVAQDYSGTDVLVLGRVTYDSFAGAWPEREAAGGEDAAFAATLGDLRKIVATRGSQDLGWRNAESSDDIVASVAALRADDRVGKVLVAGSLSVVRQLLAAELLDELRLLVHPVAAGSGEHLFDADAPMQPLRLLHSATFPTGVVQLVYAPSELPGQATYADVTENVPQTGSD; this comes from the coding sequence ATGGCCACCGTGATCTCGACCTTGTTCATGTCGCTCGACGGGGTGGCGGAGGTCGACCCCGCCTGGCATTTCCCGTACTTCGACGAGGCGATGGGCAACGCGGTGGCGCAGGATTACTCCGGCACAGACGTTCTCGTCCTGGGTCGCGTCACCTATGACAGTTTCGCTGGCGCATGGCCCGAGCGAGAGGCTGCCGGTGGGGAAGATGCGGCCTTCGCAGCCACGCTGGGTGACCTCCGCAAGATCGTGGCCACCCGTGGGTCGCAGGACCTCGGCTGGCGCAACGCGGAGTCCAGCGACGACATCGTTGCGAGCGTGGCGGCTCTGCGGGCCGACGACCGTGTGGGCAAGGTCCTGGTCGCAGGATCGCTGTCGGTGGTCCGGCAACTGCTCGCCGCCGAACTGCTGGACGAGTTGAGGCTGCTGGTCCACCCGGTGGCTGCCGGAAGTGGCGAGCACCTGTTCGACGCCGATGCGCCGATGCAGCCTCTGAGGCTGCTGCACTCCGCCACGTTCCCGACCGGGGTCGTCCAGCTCGTCTACGCGCCGAGCGAGTTGCCCGGCCAGGCCACCTACGCCGATGTGACCGAGAACGTTCCTCAGACCGGGTCCGACTGA
- a CDS encoding cell division protein SepF translates to MATAMKRLGVYLGLVEDDPQYYDNYADASSAPAPTRAADSAPASVATLPRRDTETYRPAAASPASSTSAAVDPYAIHTIHPRSYNDARRIGEEYRAGSPVIMNLSEMNDNDAKRIVDFAAGLVFAMHGSIERVTQKVFLLSPANVDVRDAPAVQQARDGFFNQS, encoded by the coding sequence ATGGCAACAGCGATGAAGCGACTGGGCGTCTATCTGGGCCTGGTCGAAGACGACCCCCAGTACTACGACAACTATGCCGACGCATCGTCGGCCCCGGCGCCCACCCGGGCGGCCGACTCCGCCCCGGCCAGCGTGGCGACATTGCCCAGGCGCGACACCGAGACGTACCGACCCGCCGCGGCCAGTCCTGCATCATCGACGAGCGCCGCTGTGGATCCCTACGCGATCCACACCATCCACCCACGCTCGTACAACGATGCCCGCCGGATCGGCGAGGAGTACCGCGCGGGTTCGCCCGTCATCATGAACCTCAGCGAAATGAACGACAACGACGCCAAGCGCATCGTCGACTTCGCCGCAGGCCTCGTCTTCGCGATGCACGGCAGCATCGAGCGTGTCACTCAGAAGGTGTTCTTGTTGTCGCCCGCCAATGTTGATGTCCGCGACGCTCCCGCCGTGCAGCAGGCGCGTGACGGCTTCTTCAACCAAAGCTGA
- the murC gene encoding UDP-N-acetylmuramate--L-alanine ligase, whose product MTAASLADLHAVHLVGMGGAGMSGLARLMMDRGVTVSGSDMRDSARLEALRRQGATVFIGHRGDHVGADVDAVIDTPIIPDDNPEIMAARDREIPVLTRAQALALVMADRTVIGVGGTHGKTTTTSMITVALQRCGADPSFAIGSEVNDLGSNSHTGRGDFFVVEADESDGAFLLMDPAVVVVTNVEPDHLNYWGDFATLQNAFDEFVDLVAPNDGFAVICLDQPGSADLAARSRARGTTVVTYGTHSDADYRVEILGSDHGGYRFDVVHRGVRMGDIVLQIPGRHNALNATAALAACVGLGFSAVEVRAALSAFTGTRRRFEYRGEVAGVRVYDDYAHHPTELQATLSAAREFVGSGRLVVAFQAHHYYRTAMFSKEFGEALGLADDVVVLEVFAPGEEPIPGASGQAMAANVPLPPGNVVFEPSWSRVAGHLAARARPGDMVMTLGAGDISLLGPEVLTLLRESEEGT is encoded by the coding sequence ATGACAGCGGCCTCGTTGGCCGACCTCCACGCGGTGCACTTGGTCGGCATGGGTGGGGCAGGAATGTCCGGTCTGGCGCGACTCATGATGGACCGCGGCGTCACCGTGTCGGGTAGCGACATGCGCGACTCGGCCCGGCTCGAGGCACTGCGGCGCCAGGGCGCCACGGTGTTCATCGGGCACCGCGGCGATCATGTGGGGGCCGACGTCGATGCGGTCATCGACACCCCGATCATTCCCGACGACAACCCCGAAATCATGGCCGCGCGTGATCGCGAGATCCCCGTGCTCACCCGAGCGCAGGCTCTGGCTCTCGTCATGGCCGACCGCACGGTCATCGGAGTCGGCGGCACCCACGGCAAGACCACCACGACGTCCATGATCACCGTGGCGCTGCAGCGCTGCGGCGCGGATCCGTCGTTCGCCATCGGCAGCGAGGTCAACGACCTGGGGAGCAACTCGCACACCGGACGTGGAGACTTCTTCGTCGTCGAGGCGGACGAGTCGGATGGCGCCTTCCTGCTCATGGATCCCGCCGTCGTCGTGGTGACGAACGTCGAACCGGATCACCTCAACTACTGGGGGGATTTCGCAACACTGCAGAATGCCTTCGACGAGTTCGTCGATCTGGTCGCCCCCAATGACGGCTTCGCGGTCATCTGTCTCGATCAACCCGGCAGCGCCGATCTAGCGGCACGCTCGCGGGCCCGCGGAACCACAGTGGTCACCTATGGCACCCACTCCGATGCGGACTACCGCGTGGAGATCCTGGGCAGCGATCACGGCGGCTACCGGTTCGATGTCGTGCACCGGGGTGTACGGATGGGCGACATCGTGCTGCAGATTCCCGGGCGGCACAATGCGCTGAACGCGACGGCCGCGCTCGCCGCCTGTGTCGGACTCGGCTTCAGCGCCGTCGAGGTGCGTGCCGCGCTGTCCGCCTTCACAGGTACCCGGCGCCGCTTCGAGTACCGGGGTGAGGTCGCGGGGGTGCGGGTGTACGACGACTACGCGCACCACCCCACGGAACTGCAGGCGACGCTGAGTGCAGCCCGGGAGTTCGTCGGCTCGGGGCGGCTCGTCGTGGCGTTCCAGGCCCATCACTACTACCGCACCGCGATGTTCAGCAAGGAGTTCGGTGAGGCCCTGGGCCTGGCCGATGACGTCGTGGTCCTCGAGGTCTTCGCTCCCGGAGAGGAGCCGATTCCCGGTGCCAGTGGGCAAGCCATGGCGGCCAATGTGCCCCTGCCGCCCGGCAACGTGGTCTTCGAGCCGTCGTGGTCGCGTGTCGCCGGGCATCTGGCGGCTCGCGCGCGTCCGGGAGATATGGTGATGACCCTGGGGGCCGGGGACATCTCCCTGCTGGGGCCAGAGGTTCTCACGCTCTTGCGTGAATCGGAGGAGGGCACATGA
- a CDS encoding YggT family protein yields the protein MGAFFGLLATALWIYWLVLIGRLIFDWVQVFARDWNPRGPLLIVAEGVYTATDPPLRLLRRFIPPLRLGQVSLDLSFLVLILAIGIAISVLSGLAV from the coding sequence GTGGGCGCGTTCTTCGGACTCCTGGCGACAGCGCTGTGGATCTACTGGTTGGTCCTGATCGGACGGCTGATCTTCGACTGGGTGCAGGTTTTCGCGCGGGACTGGAATCCTCGGGGCCCCTTGCTGATCGTCGCCGAGGGTGTCTACACGGCCACCGACCCGCCACTCAGGCTCTTGCGCCGCTTCATCCCCCCGTTGCGGCTGGGTCAGGTGTCGTTGGACCTGTCCTTCCTCGTCCTCATCCTGGCCATCGGCATCGCTATCTCGGTGCTGTCCGGACTGGCCGTGTGA
- a CDS encoding YggS family pyridoxal phosphate-dependent enzyme: MTESQPETRPETRPETSPETRHEDREDRRLELRTNLQEISRRVAVACTRADRDPAGIVVIVITKTYPASDVRLLHGLGVRDVGENRDQEAAAKAADCADLDLTWHFVGQLQRNKAASVARYCDVVHSVDRGRLVTALDAGAARAGRRLDALVQVDLTDPPAPGRGGAAPAAVLELCAQVSAADHLELRGLMAVAPLGEDPTAAFARLAGVRAQVLDRFPEADWLSAGMSGDLEAAVMAGATHLRVGSAVLGERAHVG; the protein is encoded by the coding sequence ATGACTGAATCCCAGCCTGAAACCCGGCCCGAAACCCGGCCCGAAACCAGCCCCGAGACCCGGCATGAAGACCGCGAGGACCGTCGACTCGAGCTGAGGACCAACCTCCAGGAGATCTCCCGGCGCGTGGCCGTGGCCTGCACTCGGGCCGACCGGGATCCCGCGGGGATCGTGGTCATCGTCATCACCAAGACCTATCCGGCGTCAGATGTCCGCCTGCTGCATGGCCTGGGAGTGCGCGATGTCGGAGAGAACCGGGATCAGGAAGCAGCCGCGAAGGCAGCCGACTGCGCTGATCTGGACCTGACGTGGCACTTCGTGGGGCAACTCCAGCGCAACAAGGCCGCCTCTGTGGCGCGGTACTGCGACGTCGTGCATTCCGTCGATCGGGGCCGATTGGTCACGGCCCTGGATGCCGGTGCCGCGCGAGCGGGTCGTCGACTCGATGCCCTGGTGCAAGTCGACCTGACCGATCCGCCTGCGCCCGGCCGGGGTGGTGCGGCACCGGCCGCCGTACTGGAGTTGTGTGCGCAGGTGTCCGCCGCTGACCACCTGGAACTCCGCGGGTTGATGGCCGTGGCCCCGCTCGGGGAGGACCCGACGGCTGCCTTCGCGCGGCTCGCCGGGGTTCGAGCCCAGGTGCTCGACCGATTCCCGGAGGCGGACTGGCTGTCCGCGGGAATGAGCGGAGACCTTGAAGCTGCCGTGATGGCCGGCGCGACACACCTGCGTGTCGGCAGTGCGGTGCTCGGAGAACGTGCGCATGTCGGGTAA
- a CDS encoding glycerophosphodiester phosphodiesterase family protein, producing the protein MTLKPLTFAGLATVVGLTLMPVLGPASAAPQAPASQVTAQATQCPRVVAHRGGFETVPNQNENSMAAFKRAANMGVDVLETDVWFTKDKVAVIMHDQTLARTVQGDPPGTVGDYTFAELEQFRLKNGERIPSLEEFLVFLVERDLTGFVEYKDADDPTLYRLYLDLVENSSAKVYGSGFSKDFLNWLHAEDPALPLMWFGNRSGSVPIATEPADVPQGADPGLINYLQSKELVDRFKTAGMKMNVWFNTITKGDNPTGEPNLVGQGWEGLAQFGVHWISTDFPDYYKQWTMENNTCTERAPKKSIATCVMPPKKMKAGRIYSVMLDDCMSSAAKSVKVKLKADKSVAKLVQRGDWYKVKAKNSGKAKLTFSAPERIYRCDPANPEHSCTEAVEWVSYSAYQDVNKYKVK; encoded by the coding sequence ATGACACTCAAGCCACTGACATTCGCTGGGCTGGCCACCGTCGTCGGCCTCACCCTCATGCCGGTTTTGGGCCCGGCGAGCGCGGCACCGCAGGCTCCGGCGTCGCAGGTGACCGCCCAGGCGACTCAATGCCCCCGGGTTGTGGCGCACCGAGGTGGCTTCGAGACCGTCCCCAACCAGAACGAGAACTCGATGGCAGCATTCAAGCGCGCGGCCAACATGGGAGTGGATGTCCTCGAGACCGATGTGTGGTTCACCAAGGACAAGGTCGCCGTGATCATGCATGACCAGACTCTGGCGCGCACCGTCCAGGGCGACCCCCCGGGAACCGTGGGCGACTACACCTTCGCGGAGCTGGAGCAGTTCCGGTTGAAGAACGGCGAACGTATCCCAAGCCTTGAGGAGTTCTTGGTCTTCCTCGTGGAACGTGACTTGACGGGTTTCGTCGAGTACAAAGACGCCGACGACCCCACCCTGTACCGCCTGTACCTGGACCTCGTGGAGAACTCAAGTGCCAAGGTCTATGGCTCGGGCTTCTCCAAGGACTTCCTCAACTGGTTGCACGCCGAGGACCCGGCACTGCCGTTGATGTGGTTCGGAAACCGCAGCGGATCGGTGCCGATCGCGACCGAGCCCGCCGACGTGCCTCAGGGCGCGGATCCAGGACTGATCAACTACCTGCAGAGCAAGGAGTTGGTCGACCGCTTCAAGACCGCCGGCATGAAGATGAACGTGTGGTTCAACACCATCACCAAGGGCGACAACCCCACCGGCGAACCCAATCTGGTGGGTCAGGGCTGGGAGGGCCTGGCCCAGTTCGGGGTTCACTGGATCTCCACGGACTTCCCCGACTACTACAAGCAGTGGACGATGGAGAACAACACCTGCACGGAGCGAGCCCCGAAGAAGTCCATCGCCACGTGCGTGATGCCGCCGAAGAAGATGAAGGCAGGGCGCATCTACTCGGTGATGCTCGATGACTGCATGTCCAGTGCCGCGAAATCGGTCAAGGTGAAGCTCAAGGCCGACAAATCCGTCGCCAAACTGGTGCAGCGGGGCGACTGGTACAAGGTGAAAGCCAAGAACTCCGGCAAGGCCAAGTTGACGTTCTCTGCGCCCGAACGGATCTACCGGTGCGACCCGGCGAATCCCGAGCACTCGTGCACTGAGGCGGTCGAATGGGTCTCGTACTCGGCTTACCAAGACGTGAACAAGTACAAGGTCAAGTAG
- the ftsZ gene encoding cell division protein FtsZ — MAAPQNYLAVIKVVGIGGGGVNAVNRMIEVGLKGVEFIAINTDAQALLMSDADVKLDIGRDLTRGLGAGANPDVGREAAEDHADEIEEVLKGADMVFVTAGEGGGTGTGGAPVVARIARSLGALTIGVVTRPFGFEGRRRGNQAETGIESLRGEVDTLIVIPNDRLLSLTDRQISVIDAFKQADHVLLQGVSGITDLITTPGLINLDFADVKSVMQGAGSALMGIGSSRGEDRAITAAEGAINSPLLEASIDGAHGVLLSIAGGSDLGLFEINEAARMVSEAAHPEANIIFGTVIDDTLGDEVRVTVIAAGFDGGLPKAREVVAEVRVPDTEVVSSRPSQHRTQGAVAQPVGGGTPVEPQRTVFDDTDDGLDIPDFLK, encoded by the coding sequence ATGGCTGCTCCACAGAACTACTTGGCCGTCATCAAAGTTGTCGGAATCGGTGGCGGCGGCGTCAATGCCGTCAACCGCATGATCGAGGTCGGCCTGAAGGGCGTTGAGTTCATCGCCATCAACACCGACGCGCAGGCGCTACTGATGAGCGATGCCGACGTCAAGCTCGATATCGGGCGAGACCTCACCCGGGGGCTCGGGGCAGGCGCCAACCCCGATGTCGGCCGCGAGGCCGCCGAGGACCACGCCGACGAGATCGAAGAGGTCCTCAAGGGCGCCGACATGGTCTTCGTGACCGCCGGCGAAGGCGGTGGAACCGGCACCGGGGGAGCGCCCGTCGTTGCCCGGATCGCACGCAGCCTGGGGGCACTGACCATCGGTGTCGTCACCCGGCCCTTCGGTTTCGAAGGCCGGCGCCGCGGCAACCAGGCGGAGACCGGCATCGAGTCCCTGCGGGGCGAGGTCGACACACTGATTGTGATCCCGAACGACCGCCTTCTGTCGCTGACCGACCGCCAGATCAGCGTCATCGATGCCTTCAAGCAGGCCGATCACGTGTTGCTCCAGGGCGTATCCGGCATCACCGACCTGATCACCACGCCCGGCCTGATCAACCTCGACTTCGCGGACGTCAAGAGCGTCATGCAAGGCGCCGGATCCGCCCTCATGGGGATCGGGTCCTCACGAGGTGAGGATCGCGCCATCACGGCCGCCGAAGGTGCCATCAACTCACCTCTCCTCGAGGCGAGCATCGACGGTGCGCACGGTGTCCTGCTGTCCATCGCCGGCGGGAGTGATCTCGGACTGTTCGAGATCAACGAAGCTGCCCGGATGGTGTCCGAGGCCGCCCACCCCGAGGCGAACATCATCTTCGGAACGGTCATCGACGACACATTGGGCGACGAAGTCCGGGTCACCGTCATCGCCGCCGGTTTCGACGGCGGTCTGCCCAAGGCCCGCGAGGTGGTCGCGGAGGTCCGCGTGCCCGACACCGAGGTCGTGTCGTCCCGGCCCAGCCAACACCGCACCCAGGGTGCCGTGGCGCAGCCAGTCGGTGGCGGTACCCCCGTCGAGCCGCAGCGCACCGTCTTCGACGACACCGATGACGGCCTGGACATCCCCGATTTCCTGAAGTGA
- a CDS encoding class I tRNA ligase family protein: protein MDVPDAHYVIFGDYVTTDDGTGLVHIAPAFGAEDFTAARAYSLPLVNPVLPDGTFAPDIDIVGGMFFKKADEPLVADLQRRGLLFRHLPYEHPYPHCWRCHTPLIYYAQPSWFIRTTARKDELLEQNEATNWFPPTIQWGRYGDWLRNNIDWALSRDRYWGTPLPIWRCPENHLTAVGSLAELSRLSGQDLHTLDPHRPFVDDVTMPCPECGTTAVRVPEVIDCWYDSGAMPFAQFGYPHQGTEEFESSYPADFICEAIDQTRGWFYTLMAVGTLVFDQSSYRNVLCLGHILDEEGRKMSKHLGNVLEPIALMDEHGADSVRWFMLASGSPWQARRVGHQAIAEVWRKVLATYWSTVSFQVLYARASGWDPTDVTESDHVMDRWALSRANDMVATVDELLERFDSQGAGRELARFIDDLSNWYVRRSRRRFWAGDPGALSTLHECLRLLTLAMAPFTPFITERVWQDLFAAGGPESVHLADWPQPEPALVDPQLTEHMDLVLRLVDLGRTARGESGIGTRQPLAAALISAPGWSRLPHNMRALVADELNCQKLESLSDAAGELVEVSVKPNFRALGQRFGKQTPVVAAALRELDPAGLVAQLRGPDAETSIHVTGIGPVALTDADVVITETPREGWAVAAQDGATVALDLHLTDDLLRQGTARQVIRVVQEARKSAGFDVSDRIELRWEAQDDEVAAAIDEYSDLIAGEVLAVTMNAGTGDGDGYAGRDGAFRVWVSRRAEP, encoded by the coding sequence GTGGATGTTCCGGATGCGCACTACGTGATCTTCGGCGACTACGTCACCACCGACGACGGAACCGGCCTGGTGCACATCGCGCCCGCGTTCGGAGCCGAGGACTTCACCGCCGCCCGGGCCTACTCATTGCCACTGGTCAACCCGGTACTCCCCGATGGCACATTCGCACCCGACATCGACATCGTCGGGGGGATGTTCTTCAAGAAGGCCGACGAACCTCTGGTGGCGGACCTGCAACGACGCGGCCTGCTGTTCCGTCATCTCCCCTACGAACACCCCTACCCGCACTGCTGGCGGTGCCATACGCCGCTGATCTACTACGCCCAACCGTCGTGGTTCATCCGCACCACGGCCCGCAAGGACGAACTCCTGGAACAGAACGAGGCAACCAACTGGTTCCCTCCCACGATCCAATGGGGCCGCTACGGCGATTGGCTGCGCAACAACATCGACTGGGCCCTGAGCCGCGACCGCTACTGGGGAACGCCGCTGCCGATCTGGCGCTGCCCGGAGAACCATCTGACAGCTGTCGGTTCACTCGCGGAGTTGTCGCGGTTGTCCGGTCAAGACCTCCACACGCTCGATCCGCACCGTCCGTTCGTGGACGACGTGACGATGCCCTGCCCCGAGTGCGGCACCACAGCCGTGCGCGTGCCGGAGGTCATCGACTGCTGGTACGACTCCGGAGCCATGCCGTTCGCCCAATTCGGGTACCCGCATCAGGGCACGGAGGAGTTCGAGTCCAGTTATCCGGCGGACTTCATCTGCGAAGCAATCGATCAGACTCGCGGGTGGTTCTACACCCTGATGGCGGTCGGCACCCTCGTGTTCGACCAGTCCAGCTATCGCAACGTCTTGTGCCTCGGCCACATCCTCGACGAGGAAGGCCGCAAGATGAGCAAGCACCTGGGCAACGTGTTGGAGCCGATCGCGCTGATGGACGAGCATGGCGCCGATTCTGTGCGCTGGTTCATGTTGGCGAGCGGATCACCGTGGCAGGCCCGCCGGGTCGGACATCAGGCCATCGCCGAGGTATGGCGCAAGGTGCTCGCCACTTACTGGAGCACGGTGTCGTTCCAGGTTCTGTATGCGCGGGCGTCCGGTTGGGATCCGACCGACGTGACGGAGTCCGACCACGTCATGGACCGCTGGGCGCTGTCCCGGGCGAATGACATGGTGGCGACTGTCGATGAGTTGCTGGAGCGATTCGACTCACAAGGGGCGGGCCGCGAACTCGCCCGATTCATCGATGACCTGTCCAACTGGTACGTCCGACGTTCCCGACGGCGATTCTGGGCGGGCGACCCGGGGGCGTTGAGCACCCTGCACGAATGCCTACGACTGCTGACTCTCGCCATGGCCCCGTTCACACCGTTCATCACTGAGCGCGTGTGGCAGGACCTGTTCGCGGCGGGCGGCCCCGAGTCGGTCCACCTCGCGGACTGGCCGCAGCCGGAGCCCGCACTCGTGGATCCGCAACTGACGGAGCACATGGACTTGGTGCTGCGCTTGGTCGATCTCGGCCGCACCGCCCGCGGCGAGTCCGGGATCGGAACGCGACAACCACTCGCCGCGGCGCTCATCTCCGCTCCCGGATGGAGCCGACTGCCCCACAACATGCGGGCACTGGTCGCCGATGAACTGAACTGCCAGAAGTTGGAGTCGCTCTCCGACGCGGCCGGGGAACTCGTCGAAGTCAGCGTGAAGCCCAACTTCCGGGCATTGGGGCAACGCTTCGGCAAACAGACACCTGTGGTGGCCGCTGCGCTTCGCGAACTCGACCCGGCAGGTCTCGTCGCGCAGTTGCGCGGTCCGGATGCGGAGACGTCGATCCACGTGACCGGCATCGGTCCCGTAGCACTGACCGATGCCGACGTCGTCATCACCGAGACGCCGCGAGAAGGGTGGGCCGTTGCGGCGCAGGACGGAGCGACCGTCGCGCTGGATCTGCACCTGACCGACGATCTCCTACGCCAGGGAACAGCGCGTCAGGTAATCCGGGTCGTGCAGGAAGCGCGAAAGTCCGCCGGATTCGATGTCAGCGATCGGATCGAACTGCGCTGGGAGGCCCAGGACGACGAGGTTGCGGCAGCGATCGATGAGTACTCCGACCTCATCGCCGGGGAAGTTCTGGCCGTGACCATGAACGCGGGAACGGGGGATGGCGACGGGTACGCCGGTCGAGACGGCGCCTTCCGAGTGTGGGTCAGTCGGCGCGCCGAGCCGTGA